The Micromonospora sp. NBC_01740 genome includes a window with the following:
- a CDS encoding ATP-dependent Clp protease proteolytic subunit — protein MTDLSLPPQFAAVHNRYVLPSFVERTSYGVKESNPYNKLFEDRIIFLGVQVDDASANDVMAQLLTLEGTDPDRDIIMYINSPGGSFTAMTAIYDTMQYVRPDISTVCLGQAASAAAVLLAAGTPGKRMALPNSRIIIHQPATEGGYGQGSDIEIQAREILRMRTQLEEMLSRHCNRPIEKVRKDIDRDKIMTAEESKEYGLVDTILTSRKKGLLAANAAS, from the coding sequence ATGACCGACCTGAGCCTGCCGCCCCAGTTCGCGGCCGTGCACAACCGCTACGTCCTGCCGTCGTTCGTCGAGCGCACGTCGTACGGGGTCAAGGAGTCCAACCCCTACAACAAGCTCTTCGAGGACCGGATCATCTTCCTCGGCGTCCAGGTCGACGACGCGTCGGCCAACGACGTGATGGCGCAGCTGCTGACGCTCGAGGGCACCGACCCGGACCGCGACATCATCATGTACATCAACTCGCCCGGCGGTTCGTTCACCGCCATGACGGCGATCTACGACACCATGCAGTACGTCCGGCCGGACATCTCGACGGTCTGCCTCGGCCAGGCCGCCAGCGCGGCGGCCGTGCTGCTGGCCGCTGGCACCCCGGGCAAGCGGATGGCGCTGCCGAACTCGCGGATCATCATCCACCAGCCGGCCACCGAGGGCGGCTACGGGCAGGGCTCGGACATCGAGATCCAGGCCCGGGAGATCCTGCGGATGCGGACGCAGCTCGAGGAGATGCTCTCCCGGCACTGCAACCGGCCGATCGAGAAGGTCCGCAAGGACATCGACCGTGACAAGATCATGACGGCCGAGGAGTCCAAGGAGTACGGGCTGGTGGACACCATCCTCACCAGCCGCAAGAAGGGCCTGCTGGCGGCCAACGCCGCCAGCTGA
- a CDS encoding ATP-dependent Clp protease proteolytic subunit, which translates to MTDMHIQAKPLRAIDARGGDTIGNLDDSVYNRLLKERIIFLGSEVTDQVANRICAQLLLLAAEDPDRDINLWINSPGGSVYSGMAIYDTMQFIDNDVSTVAMGMAASMGQLLLCAGTKGKRYALPHARIMMHQPSGGLGGTASDIAIQAEQMLYTKRMFQERVAHHTGQSQAQIEADSDRDRWFTAQEALDYGFIDKVIIGAAQVPDGAGTLS; encoded by the coding sequence ATGACCGACATGCACATCCAAGCGAAGCCGCTCCGGGCGATCGATGCCCGCGGTGGCGACACCATTGGCAACCTCGACGACTCGGTCTACAACCGGTTGCTCAAGGAACGCATCATCTTCCTGGGCAGCGAGGTGACCGACCAGGTCGCCAACCGCATCTGCGCGCAGCTCCTGCTGCTCGCCGCGGAGGACCCGGACCGCGACATCAACCTCTGGATCAACTCGCCGGGCGGTTCGGTCTACTCCGGCATGGCGATCTACGACACCATGCAGTTCATCGACAACGACGTCTCGACCGTGGCGATGGGCATGGCGGCGTCCATGGGTCAGCTGCTGCTCTGCGCCGGCACCAAGGGCAAGCGCTACGCCCTGCCGCACGCGCGGATCATGATGCACCAGCCCTCCGGCGGTCTGGGCGGCACCGCGTCCGACATCGCCATCCAGGCGGAGCAGATGCTCTACACCAAGCGGATGTTCCAGGAGCGGGTCGCGCACCACACCGGCCAGAGCCAGGCGCAGATCGAGGCCGACTCCGACCGCGACCGCTGGTTCACCGCCCAGGAGGCCCTGGACTACGGCTTCATCGACAAGGTGATCATCGGGGCCGCCCAGGTTCCGGATGGCGCCGGGACCCTGAGCTGA
- the tig gene encoding trigger factor has translation MKSTVETLSPTRVRLAIEVPFVELEPSLRKAYREIGQQVQVPGFRKGKIPAAVIDQRVGRGTVLNEAVQEAIPQNILAAVREHDLKTLGRPEVEITEFNDGDSLNFTAEVDVRPEITLPDPATIEVTVDELQIDDSEIDEQVKNLRERFATLKTVERAAQEGDYVQIDLNATVDGEDVPGGSASNISHEVGSKQLLPGLDEAVVGLAAGEDTSFTTQLVGGDFAGRDAEVAVTVRTVKEKELPELNDEFAQMASEFDSIEELRGDLRERVTRGKRVEQIYAARDKALEQMVAAAEVPAPEGIVREEVESRKQAMVDQLERIGASLEEYLAAEEKTEEQIDAELTEAATEGVKVQLLLDTLADAEDVQVSDDEFGHEIVHRAQRAGMAPQQYYDQLVRSGAAGAVFGDVRRGKALASVMERIKIKDSAGNEVTLDALRAENEAEHNHEH, from the coding sequence GTGAAGAGCACCGTCGAGACTCTGAGCCCGACGCGCGTGCGGCTCGCCATCGAGGTGCCGTTCGTCGAGCTCGAGCCGAGCCTCAGGAAGGCGTACCGGGAGATCGGGCAGCAGGTCCAGGTGCCCGGCTTCCGCAAGGGCAAGATTCCTGCGGCCGTGATCGACCAGCGGGTCGGCCGGGGCACCGTCCTCAACGAGGCGGTGCAGGAGGCCATCCCGCAGAACATCCTCGCCGCCGTCCGCGAGCACGACCTGAAGACGCTCGGCCGCCCCGAGGTCGAGATCACCGAGTTCAACGACGGTGACTCGCTGAACTTCACCGCCGAGGTCGACGTCCGCCCGGAGATCACCCTGCCGGACCCGGCCACCATCGAGGTGACCGTCGACGAGCTCCAGATCGACGACAGCGAGATCGACGAGCAGGTGAAGAACCTGCGCGAGCGGTTCGCCACCCTGAAGACCGTCGAGCGGGCCGCCCAGGAGGGCGACTACGTCCAGATCGACCTGAACGCGACCGTCGACGGCGAGGACGTGCCGGGCGGCTCCGCCAGCAACATCTCCCACGAGGTCGGCAGCAAGCAGCTCCTCCCGGGCCTGGACGAGGCCGTCGTCGGCCTGGCCGCCGGCGAGGACACCAGCTTCACCACCCAGCTCGTCGGCGGCGACTTCGCCGGCCGCGACGCCGAGGTGGCGGTGACCGTCCGCACGGTCAAGGAGAAGGAGCTGCCGGAGCTCAACGACGAGTTCGCCCAGATGGCGAGCGAGTTCGACAGCATCGAGGAGCTGCGCGGCGACCTGCGGGAGCGGGTCACCCGGGGCAAGCGGGTCGAGCAGATCTACGCCGCCCGCGACAAGGCGCTGGAGCAGATGGTGGCCGCCGCCGAGGTGCCGGCGCCGGAGGGCATCGTCCGCGAGGAGGTCGAGAGCCGCAAGCAGGCGATGGTCGACCAGCTCGAGCGGATCGGCGCCTCCCTGGAGGAATACCTCGCGGCCGAGGAGAAGACCGAGGAGCAGATCGACGCCGAGCTGACCGAGGCGGCGACCGAGGGCGTCAAGGTCCAGCTGCTGCTGGACACCCTGGCCGACGCCGAGGACGTGCAGGTCTCCGACGACGAGTTCGGCCACGAGATCGTGCACCGGGCCCAGCGCGCCGGGATGGCTCCGCAGCAGTACTACGACCAGCTGGTCCGCTCGGGCGCGGCCGGTGCCGTCTTCGGTGACGTGCGGCGGGGCAAGGCCCTGGCCTCGGTCATGGAGCGCATCAAGATCAAGGACTCGGCGGGCAACGAGGTCACCCTCGACGCGCTGCGCGCCGAGAACGAGGCCGAGCACAACCACGAGCACTGA
- a CDS encoding S66 peptidase family protein has translation MTGSALPQLLRPRALRPGDLVVIASLSGPLHAAYEPDLEQAMVVLERMGFRVRRAPLLEAGRHHWWSAATPAEIAREFNALLRDPEVRAIIAHDGGQTALGYLDLIDVAAIAADPKPILGYSDISLLHLVLYARTGLVGFHADLATPGLGGAWQVAPAARRAQLERLYSTLLTSTEAIGALPATPSWECWRAGRAEGRLIGGVINRIVLAQATPYALPLEWFDGAVLFWEEMGGHASYVWSYLQVLRHCGILDRISGMVVGVPYAIDGLGAPDASPTLPEIVLDVLGERDIPVLGNVEFGHAGPNLPMPVGIHVGLDAQQRTLSLLEPAVRPHATTGPVG, from the coding sequence GTGACCGGATCCGCACTGCCTCAGCTGCTTCGGCCTCGTGCCCTGAGGCCCGGAGATCTCGTCGTCATCGCATCGCTGTCCGGGCCGCTCCATGCCGCTTACGAGCCCGACCTCGAGCAGGCGATGGTCGTGCTCGAGCGGATGGGATTTCGCGTGCGTCGGGCTCCGCTACTCGAAGCAGGACGCCACCATTGGTGGAGCGCGGCTACGCCAGCGGAGATCGCCAGGGAATTCAATGCTCTTCTGCGTGATCCTGAGGTGCGCGCCATCATCGCGCACGACGGTGGCCAGACAGCGCTCGGCTACCTCGACCTGATCGACGTTGCGGCGATCGCTGCCGACCCCAAGCCGATCCTCGGCTACAGCGACATCTCGCTGCTGCATCTGGTGCTCTACGCACGCACGGGACTCGTCGGGTTTCATGCCGACTTGGCCACGCCTGGACTTGGCGGGGCGTGGCAGGTTGCGCCCGCAGCGCGCCGAGCGCAACTTGAAAGGCTCTACTCGACGTTGCTGACCAGTACCGAGGCCATCGGTGCGCTGCCTGCCACCCCGTCATGGGAGTGCTGGCGTGCCGGTCGTGCCGAAGGCCGGCTGATCGGCGGGGTGATCAATCGTATTGTGCTGGCGCAGGCGACGCCTTACGCGCTGCCGCTCGAGTGGTTCGACGGTGCGGTGCTGTTTTGGGAGGAAATGGGCGGCCACGCGTCGTACGTGTGGAGCTACCTGCAGGTGCTGCGGCACTGCGGCATCCTCGATCGGATCTCCGGCATGGTCGTGGGCGTCCCGTACGCGATCGACGGGCTCGGGGCGCCCGACGCGTCCCCGACCCTGCCCGAGATAGTCCTCGACGTCCTCGGTGAACGTGACATCCCGGTCCTGGGTAACGTCGAGTTCGGACACGCCGGCCCGAATCTGCCGATGCCGGTCGGCATCCACGTCGGCCTCGATGCCCAGCAGCGGACGTTGTCACTGCTCGAACCGGCGGTACGGCCGCATGCGACAACGGGACCGGTCGGCTGA
- a CDS encoding AAA family ATPase — protein MLGRERPVVVAVCGSPGAGKTTVAIASARRLGLPLLTRDELKAGLGLSSASVTHGGGVQLDSDFHIAGGPFSLRAEAVMADAARLFATARVSFVVESSVLSHRLLDALITCGARVLAVHVVADEAVIRDRLRARAVSGAAVDQQLESQFQRGDMKRSIFEPPDGVDAVVEVDTSGHGDPVIEPIEEAVLTLLRSTPDRTFRSRR, from the coding sequence ATGCTCGGAAGGGAGAGGCCGGTGGTGGTTGCCGTATGCGGATCTCCCGGAGCCGGAAAGACCACGGTCGCCATCGCGTCGGCGCGCCGCCTCGGGCTACCGCTGCTGACCCGGGACGAGTTGAAGGCCGGTCTCGGGTTGTCCTCCGCTTCCGTCACGCACGGTGGCGGTGTCCAGCTCGATTCCGATTTCCACATCGCCGGTGGTCCCTTCAGCCTCCGCGCCGAGGCCGTGATGGCCGACGCGGCCCGGCTGTTCGCGACCGCACGGGTGAGTTTCGTCGTGGAGTCCTCGGTGTTGTCGCACAGGCTGCTCGATGCGCTGATCACGTGTGGCGCACGAGTGCTCGCTGTGCACGTCGTGGCCGATGAGGCAGTGATCCGCGATCGCCTCCGTGCCAGAGCGGTCAGCGGCGCGGCTGTCGACCAACAGCTCGAATCCCAGTTCCAGCGAGGCGACATGAAGCGGTCGATCTTCGAGCCGCCGGACGGAGTCGACGCCGTCGTCGAAGTGGACACCTCAGGCCATGGGGATCCGGTCATCGAACCCATCGAGGAAGCGGTCCTCACCCTGCTTCGGTCAACGCCTGACCGTACGTTCCGGTCCAGGCGGTAA